A single window of Gossypium hirsutum isolate 1008001.06 chromosome A10, Gossypium_hirsutum_v2.1, whole genome shotgun sequence DNA harbors:
- the LOC107896082 gene encoding probable inactive 2-oxoglutarate-dependent dioxygenase AOP2 yields MGSESTPTLPILDFSNAELKPGTDSWLVACKKVTHALEQYGCFIIEYDKFPLQLHNQVFSLLEELFLLPTETKMKNRYEKPLNGYVGQIPKLPLHESLGIDNATSIEGTRFFTNLMWPQGNDRFCEYISKYAKVVAGLDQMVTRMIFESYGVERYHDAYTDTTTYLLRLLKNRAPQQSEPTLGFITHTDKSFTTILHQNQVNALEVETRDGNRINVDFSSPSSFVVIAGDALMAWSNDRVLSPRHQVVMSGNIDRYSLGLFAFNNGTIQVPEELVDDLHPLKYNTFDHLGLLRFYRTDEGYNSKCPIKAYCGV; encoded by the exons ATGGGTTCCGAATCAACGCCCACTCTTCCGATTCTAGATTTCTCCAATGCAGAATTGAAGCCTGGAACAGATTCTTGGTTGGTAGCATGCAAAAAGGTTACACATGCACTTGAACAGTATGgttgttttataatagaatacgATAAATTTCCATTACAACTTCACAATCAAGTGTTTTCCCTCTTGGAAGAACTGTTCCTTCTCCCAACAGAAACGAAAATGAAGAACCGATACGAAAAGCCCTTGAATGGCTATGTCGGACAAATCCCCAAGCTACCTCTCCATGAAAGCTTGGGCATCGATAACGCTACTTCTATAGAGGGAACTCGGTTCTTCACCAATTTAATGTGGCCCCAAGGAAATGATCGTTTCTG TGAATATATTTCCAAGTATGCAAAGGTAGTAGCGGGGTTGGATCAAATGGTGACCAGAATGATATTTGAGAGTTATGGTGTGGAGAGATACCATGATGCTTATACTGATACAACAACCTACCTTCTACGGCTGCTGAAGAATCGAGCTCCACAGCAAAGTGAGCCTACTCTAGGGTTTATTACTCATACTGACAAGAGTTTTACGACGATACTTCATCAAAACCAAGTCAATGCTTTAGAGGTTGAAACAAGGGATGGGAATCGGATTAATGTTGACTTCTCATCTCCTTCCTCCTTTGTGGTCATTGCGGGCGATGCACTCATG GCATGGAGTAACGACCGGGTACTTTCTCCAAGACACCAAGTAGTAATGAGCGGGAACATAGACAGATATTCACTGGGGCTATTTGCCTTCAACAATGGAACAATTCAAGTGCCTGAAGAGCTTGTTGACGACCTACATCCCCTCAAATATAATACCTTCGACCATTTGGGGCTCCTTCGCTTCTATCGCACAGACGAGGGATACAACTCCAAATGTCCTATTAAAGCCTATTGTGGTGtttga
- the LOC107897227 gene encoding probable 2-oxoglutarate-dependent dioxygenase AOP1.2, producing MGSQTPLKLPVIDFSKPDLKAGSNEWDLVKGQVQQALQEYGCFEALFDKIPLHLREAIFGSLQELFDLPLQAKIRNVSNKPYHGYVGQYPQVPLYESMGVDDANITEKVEALTTTLWPQGNSSFSNTIQSFSEQLSELDQIVRRMILESFDLEKYMDEHMGSTNYLLRVMKYKGPKTTETKLGLNSHTDKNIVTILYQNEVDGLEVLSKQGEWINVKPSKHSFTVMIGESLYAWLNGRLHAPYHRVMMTGDKARYSAGLFSVPKAGYIIKAPDELVDEAHPLLFKPFDHVDFLRFYYTEAGQKAESALKVFCGV from the exons ATGGGGTCCCAAACTCCTCTAAAGCTCCCAGTCATTGATTTCAGTAAGCCAGACCTAAAAGCAGGCAGCAATGAGTGGGATTTGGTGAAAGGGCAAGTCCAGCAAGCACTTCAAGAGTACGGTTGCTTCGAGGCTTTGTTCGACAAGATCCCTCTCCACCTTCGAGAGGCAATATTCGGATCCTTGCAAGAGCTTTTCGATCTCCCTTTACAAGCCAAAATTCGGAATGTTTCCAATAAGCCTTATCATGGTTACGTCGGCCAATACCCTCAAGTCCCATTATATGAAAGCATGGGCGTTGATGATGCAAACATTACTGAAAAAGTTGAAGCCCTGACTACTACCTTATGGCCTCAAGGGAATTCAAGTTTCAG CAACACTATACAATCTTTCTCAGAACAATTATCGGAGTTAGATCAAATTGTTAGAAGAATGATATTGGAGAGTTTTGATCTTGAAAAATATATGGATGAACACATGGGTTCAACCAACTACCTGCTCAGGGTAATGAAATATAAAGGGCCAAAAACCACTGAAACAAAGCTTGGATTAAACAGTCACACCGACAAAAACATTGTGACAATATTGTACCAAAATGAGGTTGATGGATTGGAGGTTCTGAGCAAACAAGGAGAATGGATCAATGTGAAACCCTCCAAACACTCTTTCACTGTTATGATCGGGGAATCTCTCTAT GCATGGTTAAATGGTCGACTGCACGCTCCTTATCATCGTGTCATGATGACCGGGGACAAGGCAAGGTACTCAGCCGGACTGTTTTCGGTCCCGAAAGCAGGTTACATAATAAAGGCACCAGATGAGCTAGTGGATGAAGCACACCCTTTGCTCTTTAAGCCCTTCGATCACGTTGACTTCTTGCGGTTCTACTACACGGAGGCTGGTCAAAAAGCTGAATCTGCTCTTAAAGTTTTTTGTGGTGTCTAG